In Bythopirellula goksoeyrii, a single window of DNA contains:
- a CDS encoding nucleotidyltransferase family protein: protein MSTSERTPTVVSFGEDVLDRMVLAVENVRDRLRRATVALEAANVPYAVIGGNAVGAWVSKVDPTIARNTVDVDLLVNRTDFDLVKAALEKAGFVYRHVKSIDMFLDGPGARARDALHILYAGEKVRGDDLSPAPSLDISASHDSYRLLDLEPLLMMKLTSFRRKDQVHIQDLIQAGLIDNSWIAKFPPELAMRLQAILDDPEG, encoded by the coding sequence ATGAGTACCAGCGAACGAACACCAACAGTGGTTTCTTTTGGCGAAGACGTCTTAGATAGGATGGTTTTGGCAGTGGAGAACGTACGTGATCGTTTGCGAAGGGCTACCGTTGCCTTGGAGGCAGCAAATGTGCCCTATGCTGTAATTGGTGGCAATGCAGTTGGAGCCTGGGTCTCGAAAGTCGACCCTACGATCGCCCGCAATACTGTAGACGTTGATCTGCTGGTCAACCGTACAGATTTTGATTTAGTGAAAGCAGCTTTGGAAAAAGCCGGATTCGTTTATCGCCATGTAAAGAGCATTGACATGTTTCTCGATGGCCCTGGTGCCCGCGCGCGAGATGCTTTGCATATTCTGTATGCAGGTGAAAAGGTACGAGGAGATGATCTTTCACCCGCTCCTTCTCTGGATATCTCTGCGAGTCACGACTCCTATCGATTGCTTGACCTGGAACCGCTCTTGATGATGAAGCTGACCTCTTTTCGACGCAAGGATCAAGTCCACATACAAGATTTGATCCAAGCCGGCCTCATCGACAACTCCTGGATTGCTAAGTTTCCACCAGAACTTGCAATGAGATTACAAGCAATCTTGGATGATCCTGAGGGTTAA
- a CDS encoding nitrilase-related carbon-nitrogen hydrolase, with translation MPRNVRGALIQATLCEPVTSGVEKVKQAMIDKHVDLLAQAADKGAEVVCMQELFYGPYFCAEQDPKWYELTERIPDGPTTKLMQDLAKKHKMVIVVPMYEEDLTGVYYNTASVIDSTGEYLGKFRKMHIPHCNPGFWEKFYFRPGNLGYPVFETKVGKVGVYICYDRHFPEGARCLGLNGAEIVFNPSATVAGLSEYLWKIEQPAHAVANQYYMGAINRPGFEEPWRIGEFYGQSYFCDPRGQFVAQADRSGDAIVIADMDLDMIREVRNTWQFFRDRRPDSYDEIVAG, from the coding sequence ATGCCCAGAAATGTCCGCGGTGCCTTGATTCAAGCGACCCTTTGTGAGCCGGTCACCTCAGGTGTTGAAAAAGTGAAGCAGGCGATGATCGACAAGCATGTCGACCTGCTCGCCCAGGCTGCCGATAAGGGGGCCGAAGTCGTATGCATGCAGGAACTTTTTTATGGCCCCTATTTCTGTGCCGAGCAGGATCCCAAGTGGTATGAACTGACAGAAAGAATACCAGACGGTCCAACCACCAAGCTGATGCAAGACCTGGCCAAGAAGCATAAGATGGTCATCGTTGTCCCCATGTACGAGGAAGACCTCACTGGCGTGTATTACAACACAGCGTCAGTCATCGACTCGACAGGCGAGTACCTCGGCAAATTCCGCAAGATGCACATTCCCCATTGCAATCCTGGCTTTTGGGAAAAGTTTTACTTCCGTCCCGGCAATTTAGGGTACCCAGTGTTCGAAACGAAAGTTGGCAAAGTCGGTGTCTACATTTGCTACGACCGCCACTTTCCCGAAGGAGCACGCTGCCTGGGACTCAACGGAGCCGAAATTGTTTTTAATCCGTCGGCGACCGTTGCAGGCTTGAGCGAGTATCTATGGAAGATTGAACAGCCTGCACACGCTGTGGCAAATCAGTACTACATGGGTGCCATCAATCGCCCTGGCTTTGAAGAACCCTGGCGAATCGGCGAGTTCTATGGCCAAAGTTATTTCTGCGACCCCCGCGGCCAGTTCGTCGCCCAAGCCGACCGTTCCGGCGACGCCATCGTGATTGCCGACATGGACCTGGACATGATCCGCGAGGTGCGCAATACCTGGCAATTCTTCCGCGATCGACGGCCGGATAGCTACGACGAGATTGTGGCTGGGTGA